The Coccidioides posadasii str. Silveira chromosome 2, complete sequence genomic interval CATGAGTTCCACTGACGCCCAATAGGCACTAGCAACGTGCGCCGGTTTAATCAGCGCCAACTCTGAATTGCAAGAAAAATTCGCCGACCTAGATGTTGTCGTAGTTGTACATCATCCGGAAAAAGAAACTCCGAACGGGACCCCTGAAGAGCATCAGCTTAATGTCATTGAAGCTCTTCTTAGGCTAACACTTTTGCAAGCCCCTGCTCAATTATTGGATGCTCGACTCGCAGCTTGTGAGTGCCTTCGAGCATTTACCGAAAACCATCCAGGCATCAGATCGCATTTCCTACGTAGGGCAATAGATGGGCATACAAGTGGCGAGGATCAAATCCCCAACATACTCACCATTCTTGTGAACCCACCGGAGCACAGGGGAAATGCTGATCCCTATCAAATTTGGCTGGCGTCTGTTTTACTTTTTCATTTAATACATGACGACCCAGAAACAAAAAGCCTGGCAATGAAAGTCTCAGAAGGCGACGAGTCGAAAGGAGAAGAAGTAATTACCTGTGTGCAGGCCATAACAGGCAATCTACTCACAGGGATACAACGAACCGACGACGAAAGGATATCTGTCGGCTATTTGATGCTTCTCTGCGGTTGGCTCTTTGAAGACCCAGATGTCGTCAATGATTTTCTTGGTGAGGGGAGTAGTATTCAGAGCCTTATTCAAGAGACCAAGCACTGCGTTTCGTCGAAAACACTACTTCCGGGACTCTGCGCTGTTTTGCTTGGAATAATATATGAATTCTCGTCCAAAGATTCCCCTATCCCCAGAACTACTCTGCACCAGCTACTTATGGGTCGGCTCGGGAGAGAGGTATATATTGACAAGATTACCAAGCTTCGGGAGAACCCGTTGGTTCGCGACTTCGAAGTATTGCCCCAGTCGTCGCAAGGTCATTACGATGGTGGCTTCCcaaagatcttctttgatAAAGTCTTTATAGACTTTCTAAAGGACAATTTCAGCCGCCTCACTCGAGCAATCGATCGTGAGCCGGGATTTGAAGTCCCAGTAATAGCAAATGGTATCCAAAAAGGCATATCCCGTGAGCTTGTGGATTCTCTCCGAGCCCAAGTTGAAGATAAAACCAAGACGATCCAAACAATGGAGACAGATATCGTATCTCTTCAAAGAAAACTGGAACAAGAACATCTTGACCATCGAAAGACGAAAGAATCTTACGATGTCGAACTTAACCGGGTTAGACATGAATATAATATCATCCAGAAGACTCACACGGAGGAGCTGCATAAGCTTGAAGGAAATCATGAGCGAACTAAAATGGAGTTGATTAAGCGGCATGGCGAGGAGCTACGTGCTATGGAAGCCCGACTGAAGGAGATATCAGCCGAATATGAGACACGAGCAACAAAAGTTCGGGAACGGAATGATGCAGAGATTGCAGACCTTAAAGAGACCATCCGGACCCTTGAAACGAACCTTGAAAAGGCGAACAAGGACCACATCCAGGATCTACAGACTGCGCACGAAGAATACTCCTCGAAACTATCCTCCTTGGAAGGTCGCTGTAAGCG includes:
- a CDS encoding uncharacterized protein (BUSCO:172363at4751~EggNog:ENOG410PIP4~COG:U~BUSCO:1677at33183), which encodes MFRILESQAPARQTATDTINTLSSRLQSATLLEDRRAAILGLRSFAKEYPASVASGALRALITSLRNDAEDVDTTKVVLETLLMLFAPEESSPEASDELALWLADEFTQRQDNITVLLDLLDSRDFYSRLYSLQLISQISAARPERTQECIFTAPLGISRLVSVLEDAREPIRNEALLLLIALTPSSAELQKVVAFENAFDRIFSLIESDGSLTHGTAVVEDCLSLLGNLLDLNLSNQSYFRETGCIKRLVSLLAGAVEEQSGEDVPEWTLEQRDKNVWGALAIVQLFLVRGGMSTPTNQTAFWQHGIMRHILRIAFSEDFNVPIKAKALATCAGLISANSELQEKFADLDVVVVVHHPEKETPNGTPEEHQLNVIEALLRLTLLQAPAQLLDARLAACECLRAFTENHPGIRSHFLRRAIDGHTSGEDQIPNILTILVNPPEHRGNADPYQIWLASVLLFHLIHDDPETKSLAMKVSEGDESKGEEVITCVQAITGNLLTGIQRTDDERISVGYLMLLCGWLFEDPDVVNDFLGEGSSIQSLIQETKHCVSSKTLLPGLCAVLLGIIYEFSSKDSPIPRTTLHQLLMGRLGREVYIDKITKLRENPLVRDFEVLPQSSQGHYDGGFPKIFFDKVFIDFLKDNFSRLTRAIDREPGFEVPVIANGIQKGISRELVDSLRAQVEDKTKTIQTMETDIVSLQRKLEQEHLDHRKTKESYDVELNRVRHEYNIIQKTHTEELHKLEGNHERTKMELIKRHGEELRAMEARLKEISAEYETRATKVRERNDAEIADLKETIRTLETNLEKANKDHIQDLQTAHEEYSSKLSSLEGRCKRAEEREEDDRERANRLEADLKKARDDLKRFKADFDESENARSTAQSELEDLLIVFADLEAKRNEDKKRLKALGEEVSDVEDDEDDGDDDDDDEGDDNDGES